One Sediminicola sp. YIK13 DNA segment encodes these proteins:
- a CDS encoding four helix bundle protein, with the protein MHKIEDLKIWRKSILLTKSVYDLLSELSSDEKYGLISQVKRSSVSIPSNIAEGAGRNSNKEFKHFLSIANGSSYELQTQLILLIELNLIHKEKIQPVIDSCIEIQKMNYSFQQKL; encoded by the coding sequence ATGCATAAAATAGAAGATTTAAAAATTTGGAGAAAGTCGATTTTATTGACTAAATCCGTGTATGATCTTTTAAGTGAATTGTCTTCTGACGAAAAATATGGTTTAATATCCCAAGTAAAACGTAGCTCCGTTTCTATACCTTCCAATATAGCAGAAGGGGCCGGTAGAAATTCGAATAAAGAATTTAAACACTTTTTAAGTATTGCCAATGGTTCTAGTTATGAACTTCAAACACAGCTAATACTATTAATAGAACTAAATCTAATTCATAAAGAAAAAATTCAACCAGTAATTGATTCTTGTATTGAAATTCAAAAAATGAATTATTCATTTCAACAAAAATTATAA
- a CDS encoding acyl-CoA dehydrogenase family protein — protein sequence MSTETIKKDLLRGGQFLVKETKCEDIFTLEDLSEEQKMMRDSTKEFVDRELWAHWERFEKKDYAFTEECMRKAGELGLLSVAVPESYGGMGMGFVSTMLVCDYISGATGSFSTAFGAHTGIGTMPITLYGTEEQKQKYVPRLASGEWFGAYCLTEPGAGSDANSGKTKAVLSEDGKYYNITGQKMWISNAGFCNLFIVFARIENDKNITGFIVENDPSNGISMGEEEKKLGIHSSSTRQVFFNDTKVPVENMLSTRGNGFKIAMNALNVGRIKLAAACLEAQRRVIDEATKYANERIQFKTPIINFGAIKAKIANMATNCYADESASYRAAKNIEDRIAIREAEGNSHQEAELKGVEEYAIECSILKVAVSEDVQNTSDEGIQIFGGMGFSADTPMESAWRDARISRIYEGTNEINRMLAVGMLVKKAMKGHVDLLGPATKVGEELMGIPSFETPDYSELFAEEKDVLARLKKVFLMVAGAAVQKYGPELENHQQLMLSASDILIEVYMAESTLLRTEKNAKRFGEDAQATQIAMSKLYLYTAVDTIIQKGKEAIVSFAEGDEQRMMLMGLKRFTKYTNQPNVVALRTQIADQVAAANGYTFD from the coding sequence ATGAGCACAGAAACTATAAAAAAAGACCTATTGCGAGGCGGACAATTCCTTGTAAAAGAAACCAAATGCGAGGATATATTTACTCTGGAGGATTTATCCGAAGAGCAGAAAATGATGCGCGATAGCACCAAAGAATTTGTAGATAGGGAACTATGGGCACACTGGGAGCGTTTTGAAAAGAAAGATTACGCCTTTACAGAGGAATGCATGCGTAAAGCAGGTGAACTTGGCCTATTGAGCGTTGCGGTTCCTGAATCTTATGGCGGAATGGGAATGGGATTTGTTTCCACTATGCTTGTTTGTGATTACATTTCAGGAGCTACAGGTTCATTCAGTACAGCCTTTGGTGCCCATACAGGAATCGGGACTATGCCCATTACATTATATGGGACAGAGGAACAAAAACAGAAATACGTACCAAGACTAGCATCAGGAGAATGGTTTGGGGCCTATTGCCTTACAGAACCGGGAGCAGGTTCTGATGCCAATTCGGGAAAGACCAAAGCAGTTTTATCGGAAGATGGAAAGTACTATAACATCACTGGACAGAAAATGTGGATCTCCAATGCGGGATTCTGTAATCTGTTCATTGTTTTTGCCCGCATAGAAAATGACAAAAATATCACTGGATTTATTGTTGAAAATGACCCGAGTAATGGAATTTCCATGGGTGAGGAAGAAAAGAAATTAGGAATACACTCCTCTTCTACCCGTCAGGTGTTTTTCAATGATACTAAAGTGCCCGTTGAAAATATGCTTTCAACTAGAGGAAACGGATTTAAAATTGCGATGAACGCTTTAAATGTTGGGCGTATCAAATTGGCCGCTGCCTGTCTGGAGGCTCAAAGAAGAGTAATTGATGAGGCAACCAAATATGCCAATGAACGTATCCAATTTAAAACCCCTATCATTAATTTTGGGGCCATAAAAGCAAAAATAGCCAATATGGCTACCAACTGCTATGCAGATGAATCTGCCAGTTATAGGGCGGCTAAAAACATTGAAGATCGTATAGCCATTCGTGAAGCGGAAGGTAACTCACACCAAGAGGCAGAGTTGAAAGGGGTAGAAGAATACGCCATTGAATGCTCCATACTCAAGGTTGCCGTTTCAGAAGATGTTCAGAACACCTCGGATGAAGGTATTCAAATTTTTGGTGGAATGGGATTCTCCGCAGATACTCCAATGGAATCCGCTTGGAGGGATGCCCGAATTTCTAGAATATATGAAGGAACCAATGAAATCAACCGAATGTTGGCAGTTGGCATGTTGGTTAAAAAAGCCATGAAAGGCCATGTTGATCTTTTAGGACCTGCTACCAAGGTTGGTGAAGAGCTTATGGGGATTCCATCCTTTGAAACTCCTGATTACTCTGAACTTTTTGCTGAGGAAAAAGATGTGTTGGCAAGATTGAAAAAAGTATTCTTGATGGTTGCAGGGGCTGCAGTTCAAAAATATGGACCAGAATTGGAGAACCACCAACAACTTATGTTGTCAGCCTCTGATATACTTATTGAGGTCTATATGGCAGAGTCAACCCTTTTGAGAACTGAAAAGAATGCCAAACGTTTTGGGGAAGATGCCCAAGCCACTCAAATAGCAATGTCCAAGTTGTATCTGTATACAGCCGTTGATACTATTATCCAAAAAGGTAAAGAAGCTATCGTTTCTTTTGCGGAAGGTGATGAACAACGCATGATGTTGATGGGCTTAAAACGTTTCACCAAATACACTAACCAACCCAACGTGGTGGCACTTCGCACCCAGATCGCTGATCAGGTTGCAGCTGCTAACGGGTATACCTTTGACTAA
- a CDS encoding acetyl-CoA C-acyltransferase, with protein MKTAYIVKAYRTAVGKAPKGVFRFKRPDELAAETIEHMMKEVPQLDKKRIDDVMVGNAMPEAEQGLNVARLISLMGLNIDDVPGVTVNRYCASGIETIGIATAKIQSGMADCIIAGGAESMSYIPMGGYKPTPDYAVAKEGHEDYYWGMGLTAEAVAEQFKVSREDQDEFAYNSHMKALKAQAEDRFKEQIVPITVEHTFVNESGKKETKNYTVTKDEGPRADTSLAVLNKLRPVFAANGSVTAGNSSQMSDGAAFVLVMSEEMVKELNLEPIARLVNYAAAGVEPRIMGIGPVKAIPKALKQAGLKQEDVELIELNEAFASQSLAVIRELKLNPDIVNVNGGAIALGHPLGCTGAKLSVQLFDEMRKRNMKGKYGMVTMCVGTGQGAAGIFEFLN; from the coding sequence ATGAAAACAGCATATATAGTTAAAGCCTACAGAACTGCAGTAGGGAAAGCACCAAAAGGCGTATTCCGATTCAAAAGACCGGATGAATTGGCTGCGGAAACCATCGAACATATGATGAAGGAGGTTCCGCAATTGGATAAAAAACGAATTGATGATGTAATGGTGGGCAATGCCATGCCCGAAGCTGAACAAGGGTTGAATGTTGCTCGATTAATTTCCCTAATGGGATTAAACATCGATGATGTTCCCGGGGTTACCGTAAATAGGTATTGTGCTTCCGGAATAGAAACTATCGGAATCGCAACAGCAAAAATCCAATCAGGAATGGCCGATTGTATTATAGCAGGGGGTGCGGAAAGCATGAGTTACATTCCCATGGGCGGATATAAGCCCACTCCTGATTATGCAGTGGCCAAAGAAGGGCACGAAGACTACTATTGGGGTATGGGACTAACAGCTGAAGCTGTTGCGGAACAATTTAAGGTATCCCGAGAGGATCAGGATGAATTCGCCTACAATTCCCACATGAAAGCCTTAAAAGCTCAAGCAGAAGACCGTTTTAAAGAACAAATAGTCCCTATTACCGTGGAGCATACATTTGTAAATGAAAGCGGGAAAAAAGAAACTAAGAATTATACTGTCACCAAGGATGAAGGCCCAAGAGCAGACACCTCTTTAGCAGTTTTAAACAAGTTACGACCTGTATTTGCCGCCAATGGATCGGTGACCGCTGGTAACTCCTCACAAATGAGTGATGGTGCAGCATTTGTACTTGTAATGAGCGAGGAAATGGTGAAGGAACTCAATTTAGAGCCTATCGCAAGACTGGTTAATTATGCCGCTGCTGGTGTGGAGCCTAGAATTATGGGAATAGGACCTGTAAAGGCTATTCCAAAGGCATTGAAACAAGCAGGTTTGAAACAAGAGGATGTTGAATTGATAGAATTGAACGAAGCTTTTGCTTCTCAATCGTTAGCGGTTATTAGGGAGTTAAAACTCAATCCAGATATTGTAAATGTCAACGGCGGGGCTATTGCCCTAGGCCATCCATTGGGTTGTACAGGTGCCAAATTATCGGTACAGTTATTTGATGAAATGCGCAAGCGTAACATGAAAGGAAAATACGGCATGGTGACTATGTGTGTTGGAACCGGACAAGGCGCTGCAGGGATTTTTGAATTTTTGAATTAA
- a CDS encoding 3-hydroxyacyl-CoA dehydrogenase/enoyl-CoA hydratase family protein, whose product MNKHIKKVAVIGSGIMGSGIACHFANIGVEVLLLDIVPRELTDKEKAKGLSLEDKVVRNRLVNDSLTSSLKSKPSPIYHQDFASRIQTGNLEDDIAKVGKVDWIIEVVVERLDIKKKVFENLEKYRTPGTLITSNTSGIPIKFMSEGRSDDFQKHFCGTHFFNPARYLKLFEIIPGPNTSPEVLAFLNGYGEKFLGKTSVVAKDTPAFIGNRIGIFSIQSLFHMVKEMDLTVEEVDKLTGPVIGRPKSATFRTVDVVGLDTLVHVANGIHDNCKKDERLELFKLPDFIDTMMKNNWLGSKTGQGFYNKTRNADGSSEIKTLDLNTMEYRANKRASFATLELTKTIDRVADRFKVLVSGKDKAGEFYRKSFAALFAYVSHRIPEITDELYKIDDAMKAGFGWEHGPFQIWDAVGLEKGLEMIKAEGLEPAAWVHEMKAASVTSFYAVKEGSTYYYDIPKKTVEKIPGQDAFIILDNIRKTKEVFKNSGVVIEDLGDGILNVEFQSKMNTIGGDVLAGLNKGIDLAEKDFQGLVVGNQAANFSVGANIGMIFMMAVEQEYDELNMAIKMFQDTMMRMRYSSIPTIAAPHGMALGGGCELSLHADKVVAAAETYMGLVEFGVGVIPGGGGSKEMALRASDTFKKNDVELNVLQEYFLTIGMAKVSTSAYEAFDMGILQKGKDVVVVNKDRQLAIAKAHAKLMAEAGYTQPPKRTDVKVLGKQALGMFLVGTDAMQVGKYISEHDKKIANKLAYVMAGGDLSEATLVSEQYLLDLEREAFLSLCTERKTLERIQHMLKTGKPLRN is encoded by the coding sequence ATGAACAAGCATATTAAAAAGGTAGCGGTAATTGGTTCTGGTATTATGGGAAGTGGTATCGCGTGCCATTTCGCAAATATTGGCGTAGAGGTATTGTTACTGGACATTGTACCAAGAGAATTAACCGATAAAGAAAAAGCCAAGGGACTGAGCTTGGAAGATAAAGTGGTTCGCAACAGACTTGTGAACGATTCGCTAACTTCCTCGTTAAAGTCCAAGCCCTCCCCTATTTATCACCAAGATTTTGCAAGTCGGATTCAAACGGGTAACCTTGAGGACGACATTGCCAAGGTGGGCAAGGTAGATTGGATCATTGAAGTTGTTGTAGAACGATTGGATATCAAAAAGAAGGTTTTTGAGAATTTAGAGAAGTATAGAACACCGGGAACTTTGATAACCTCCAATACTTCTGGGATACCGATCAAATTTATGAGTGAAGGTAGAAGTGACGACTTCCAGAAACATTTTTGTGGTACCCACTTTTTTAATCCTGCGAGATATTTAAAGTTGTTTGAAATAATTCCCGGACCAAATACTTCGCCCGAGGTATTGGCTTTCTTAAATGGTTACGGTGAAAAGTTCTTAGGTAAGACTTCTGTTGTTGCCAAGGATACCCCAGCATTTATAGGAAATAGAATTGGGATATTCAGCATACAGAGTCTGTTTCATATGGTTAAGGAAATGGACCTTACCGTTGAAGAAGTAGATAAATTAACAGGTCCCGTGATTGGTCGCCCTAAGTCGGCAACTTTCCGTACGGTAGACGTTGTTGGTTTGGATACCTTGGTACATGTTGCCAATGGGATTCATGATAACTGCAAGAAAGATGAGCGTTTGGAACTTTTTAAATTACCAGACTTCATTGACACCATGATGAAAAACAATTGGCTGGGAAGTAAGACAGGCCAAGGTTTTTATAATAAAACTAGAAATGCAGATGGATCAAGTGAGATTAAGACACTAGATCTAAATACAATGGAATACAGGGCCAATAAAAGGGCAAGTTTTGCCACTTTGGAATTGACCAAGACCATAGATAGAGTAGCTGACAGATTTAAAGTGTTGGTCAGCGGTAAGGACAAAGCAGGTGAGTTTTACAGAAAAAGTTTTGCTGCCCTCTTTGCTTATGTATCGCATAGAATTCCAGAAATCACCGATGAGCTTTATAAGATTGATGATGCCATGAAAGCTGGTTTTGGATGGGAACACGGTCCATTCCAGATCTGGGATGCCGTTGGATTGGAAAAAGGATTGGAGATGATTAAGGCAGAAGGTTTGGAGCCTGCTGCATGGGTCCATGAAATGAAAGCTGCCAGCGTCACTTCTTTTTATGCCGTAAAAGAGGGATCAACATACTATTATGATATCCCTAAAAAAACAGTGGAAAAAATTCCTGGTCAGGATGCCTTTATCATATTGGACAATATCCGAAAGACCAAGGAGGTATTTAAAAATAGCGGTGTGGTTATTGAAGATTTGGGAGACGGCATTTTAAATGTAGAATTCCAATCCAAAATGAATACCATAGGTGGCGATGTTTTGGCCGGACTTAATAAAGGAATCGATCTTGCGGAAAAAGATTTCCAAGGATTGGTGGTCGGAAACCAAGCCGCTAATTTTTCTGTTGGCGCTAATATCGGAATGATATTTATGATGGCCGTAGAGCAGGAATATGATGAATTGAACATGGCCATAAAAATGTTTCAGGACACCATGATGCGCATGCGATATTCATCTATCCCGACCATTGCAGCACCACATGGCATGGCTTTGGGAGGAGGTTGCGAACTTTCGTTGCATGCCGATAAGGTAGTAGCTGCAGCTGAAACCTATATGGGTCTGGTAGAATTTGGTGTAGGTGTGATCCCTGGAGGAGGTGGCTCCAAGGAAATGGCCTTGAGGGCTTCTGATACTTTCAAAAAAAATGACGTAGAATTAAACGTGCTTCAAGAATATTTCTTGACCATTGGCATGGCAAAAGTTTCTACTTCCGCTTACGAGGCCTTTGATATGGGTATTCTTCAAAAGGGGAAAGATGTGGTTGTTGTAAATAAAGACCGACAATTAGCGATAGCAAAAGCCCATGCCAAACTAATGGCTGAAGCAGGGTATACACAACCTCCAAAACGTACCGATGTAAAAGTATTAGGTAAACAAGCTTTAGGAATGTTTTTGGTAGGAACAGACGCTATGCAAGTTGGAAAATATATTTCCGAACACGACAAAAAAATTGCCAACAAGCTGGCCTATGTAATGGCTGGTGGCGACTTATCCGAGGCAACCCTGGTAAGTGAGCAATATCTATTGGATTTGGAACGGGAAGCCTTTTTATCACTCTGTACGGAACGTAAAACCTTGGAACGGATCCAACATATGTTAAAAACTGGAAAACCATTACGAAACTAG
- a CDS encoding glycoside hydrolase family 15 protein codes for MDNLDYGIIGNCRSAALISKNGSLDWCCLPEFDSSSVFAKILDDKIGGSFEISVDDSYTVHQQYEENTCILVTTFSDNKNIFEVHDFMPRYYSEDGGCHTPPEIVRYIKYISGSPKFKVVYNPKLEYAQGETSTYIKPDFIASLTHTVKFDTVFLYTSFDKEKVVNGEEIELKESGYFLLGYNEKIFLPDTKKIYLLLQRTKVYWLNWVERTPTYKKFNDQIIRSALTLKLLSYDKTGAVLAAATTSLPETIGEVRNWDYRFCWIRDASMVIKVVSELGHKNVAKRYLQFIIDLIPDKDEKLQIMYGINKEKKLTEETLDHLEGYKGSKPVRVGNAAYKQRQNDIYGILMDVIYEQLVMFDTDIDNGEELWTITKGIVWIVNNHWQEPDKGIWEFRTEDRHFTFSKILCWVALDRAIKVAEILGKKHKIKKWKVLEQEIRQDIYDNAWNEEKQSFTQSYGSPDLDASVLLMESYGFIKAKDPKFMSTVKAIEKELSHEGLMYRYKNEDDFGLPSSSFTICTFWFINSLFKIGEEEKAIKHFEKLLSYSNHLGLFSEDIDFKTKRLLGNFPQAYSHLALIECAINFSKKDSEATIKESFVHKE; via the coding sequence ATGGATAATTTAGACTACGGAATAATAGGAAATTGTAGGAGCGCTGCCCTTATTTCCAAGAATGGTTCATTGGATTGGTGTTGTTTACCGGAATTTGACTCGTCATCGGTATTCGCCAAAATATTGGATGATAAAATAGGGGGGAGTTTTGAGATATCGGTCGATGACTCATATACCGTTCACCAACAATATGAAGAAAACACCTGTATTCTCGTCACCACCTTTTCCGATAACAAGAATATTTTTGAAGTTCACGACTTTATGCCCCGATATTATAGTGAAGATGGTGGATGCCATACCCCTCCAGAGATTGTAAGGTATATCAAGTATATATCGGGAAGCCCCAAATTTAAGGTGGTCTATAATCCCAAGTTGGAATATGCCCAAGGGGAAACGTCTACCTATATTAAACCCGATTTTATTGCCAGCCTTACGCATACCGTAAAGTTTGACACTGTATTTCTGTATACCTCCTTTGACAAAGAAAAGGTCGTTAACGGTGAAGAAATAGAACTTAAGGAATCAGGATATTTCTTGTTGGGGTACAATGAGAAGATATTTTTACCGGACACTAAAAAAATATACCTGCTCTTACAACGCACAAAGGTATATTGGTTAAACTGGGTGGAACGCACGCCCACATATAAAAAATTCAATGATCAGATTATTCGTAGTGCCCTTACCTTAAAATTGTTAAGTTATGACAAGACAGGAGCTGTATTGGCTGCTGCTACCACGTCTTTGCCGGAAACCATTGGAGAGGTCCGCAACTGGGATTATCGATTTTGCTGGATAAGGGATGCCTCAATGGTCATCAAGGTAGTTTCTGAGCTAGGACATAAGAATGTGGCCAAAAGATATCTTCAGTTTATTATCGATCTTATCCCTGATAAGGACGAAAAGTTACAGATCATGTACGGGATCAATAAGGAGAAAAAACTGACCGAGGAGACGTTGGACCATTTAGAGGGTTACAAGGGATCCAAGCCGGTACGTGTGGGAAATGCAGCCTACAAACAACGTCAAAATGATATTTATGGAATTTTGATGGATGTGATTTATGAACAATTGGTAATGTTTGATACCGATATAGACAATGGGGAAGAGCTGTGGACCATTACTAAAGGTATCGTTTGGATTGTGAACAACCATTGGCAGGAACCGGATAAGGGGATTTGGGAATTCCGTACTGAAGATCGACATTTTACGTTTTCAAAAATATTGTGTTGGGTTGCCTTGGATAGGGCGATTAAAGTTGCCGAAATATTAGGAAAGAAACATAAGATTAAAAAATGGAAGGTCTTGGAACAAGAGATCAGACAGGATATTTATGACAATGCATGGAACGAGGAAAAGCAATCCTTTACCCAGTCCTATGGTTCCCCAGATCTTGATGCTTCAGTTCTTCTTATGGAATCCTACGGTTTTATTAAGGCAAAGGATCCAAAATTTATGAGTACCGTAAAAGCCATAGAGAAAGAATTGAGCCATGAAGGATTAATGTACCGTTATAAGAATGAGGACGATTTTGGACTGCCATCTTCTTCATTTACTATCTGTACTTTTTGGTTCATAAATAGTTTGTTTAAGATAGGGGAGGAAGAAAAAGCAATTAAACATTTTGAAAAATTGTTGTCCTATAGTAACCATTTGGGACTATTTAGCGAGGATATCGATTTTAAAACCAAACGATTGTTGGGGAATTTCCCACAGGCCTATTCCCATTTGGCTTTGATAGAATGTGCCATTAATTTTTCCAAAAAAGATAGTGAAGCCACTATTAAAGAATCCTTTGTGCACAAGGAATAA
- a CDS encoding pyridoxal phosphate-dependent decarboxylase family protein, with protein sequence MKNHLLHKAYDPEEFRSMAHQLVDQLADHLGNTTQEKSEKTITWNTPKDEHEFWSDYLKNGDSKELFPEVLKHTIHIHHPKYMGHQVAPPLPISSLSAIVASVLNNGMAVYEMGMAPTAMERIITDFICKKIGYDSKSNGFLTSGGTLANLTALLSARKVKLSHNVWNEGHSERLGIMVSEEAHYCVDRAARIMGLGEDGIIKIPANKDFTLDTKLLETYYLKAQNAGIKIFAIIGSAPSTSTGIFDDLEAIAKFSQKHDLWFHVDGAHGGATIFSKTYRYMVKGIEMADSVVIDGHKMMMMPALTTALLFKDGTNSHTTFSQKADYLLEQSVEEDWYNLAKRTFECTKTMMSLHWFTLLKTYGEAIFDDNVTTLYNLGHQFAEIIKENKSFEIAVEPMSNIVCFRYVDKSLDDKSLNRINEKVRHALLEEGEFYIVQTKLRGIHYLRTTLMNPFTTPSHLKDLLDKIKTLADSIISQPKDT encoded by the coding sequence ATGAAGAACCACCTCTTACACAAAGCATATGACCCAGAGGAATTCAGGTCAATGGCACATCAATTGGTAGACCAATTGGCAGATCATTTGGGGAACACCACCCAAGAAAAATCCGAGAAGACTATTACCTGGAATACCCCTAAGGACGAGCATGAATTTTGGTCGGACTATCTAAAAAACGGTGATTCTAAGGAATTATTTCCAGAGGTTCTGAAACATACGATCCACATCCACCATCCCAAATATATGGGGCACCAAGTGGCTCCTCCGCTTCCCATAAGCTCATTATCTGCTATAGTAGCTTCGGTATTGAACAATGGGATGGCCGTTTATGAAATGGGAATGGCTCCAACAGCAATGGAGCGGATAATTACGGATTTTATCTGCAAAAAAATAGGGTACGATTCCAAATCAAACGGATTCTTGACCTCAGGTGGAACCCTAGCCAACCTCACTGCCCTCCTCTCTGCCCGTAAAGTCAAGCTATCCCACAATGTTTGGAATGAGGGACATAGCGAACGTCTGGGCATAATGGTAAGTGAAGAGGCTCATTACTGCGTGGATAGAGCAGCCAGAATTATGGGCCTAGGAGAAGATGGAATCATAAAAATTCCGGCTAACAAAGATTTTACACTAGATACCAAGCTTTTGGAAACCTATTACCTGAAAGCACAAAATGCCGGTATCAAAATATTTGCCATTATAGGCAGTGCCCCTTCCACCTCAACGGGGATTTTTGATGATCTGGAAGCTATAGCCAAATTTAGTCAAAAACATGACCTTTGGTTCCATGTAGATGGTGCCCATGGGGGAGCAACCATATTCTCTAAAACATATAGATATATGGTCAAAGGAATAGAAATGGCAGATTCCGTGGTCATCGATGGTCACAAAATGATGATGATGCCTGCATTGACCACTGCCCTTCTTTTCAAAGATGGGACCAATTCACATACTACTTTTAGCCAAAAAGCCGATTACCTATTGGAACAATCTGTTGAGGAAGATTGGTACAATTTGGCAAAGCGTACTTTTGAATGCACCAAGACCATGATGAGCCTACATTGGTTTACACTATTAAAGACCTATGGAGAGGCCATATTTGATGATAATGTGACCACTTTGTACAACTTGGGACATCAGTTTGCCGAAATTATCAAAGAAAACAAAAGCTTTGAAATAGCGGTGGAACCAATGAGCAATATTGTTTGTTTTAGATATGTAGACAAATCTTTGGATGATAAATCTTTGAATCGTATCAATGAGAAAGTACGCCATGCCCTCCTGGAAGAGGGTGAGTTTTATATTGTACAGACCAAATTAAGGGGCATTCATTATTTAAGGACAACACTGATGAATCCATTCACTACCCCAAGTCATTTAAAAGACCTTTTAGATAAGATTAAAACATTGGCAGATTCGATTATATCACAACCAAAAGACACATAA